From the Paeniglutamicibacter kerguelensis genome, the window CAAGGACAGTGAAGTCGGCAAGTTTGCCGAGCTCAATCGAACCGCGCACGTCTTCCTGCCAGCAGGCGTAGGCGTTGTTGATCGTGTACATGCGCAGCATTTGTTCGCGGGTGATCTGTTGGCCGGGAAGCAGCACCCCGGCCATGGTGTCCCCGGTGAGTGCCGAGTACTGGCTGAGGAAGGGACGATCCGGATCGTAGACCACTGCCGGGTTGTCCGAGCCGCCGGTGACCGTCAGCCCTCCGTCCATCCAGGACTTGATGGGCATCCCCCAGTCGCGCACGGTGCGCCGCCACGGATCCGTATCTGACATTTTGGCGATGCGGACTTGTTCCATGATCTCGTTCATGCGCATGGAGCGGGCCGAGGCGTAGTAGGCCAAAAGGGAATTGGAGGCGATAATTGCCCCGAGTTTGCGTGCCCGCTCGTAGTGCTGAGGTTCCTGGAGACCGAATCCGTGCTCGAAGCTGATGCGTCGGCCGGCGATCGGGTTTTCCATGGCGGCTTCCTCGAGGGCGGTCAATACCGTTTCCGTTGAATCACCGGATCCTCCCGTATTGATATGAATGGCCATGTTCCAGTTGCGGCGGTTGTATTCGTTGATGATGAACTTCAGCTTTTCCTTGCTGTGGGCCCACCACCCGTCGTTGACAGCGACGATTTTGATCCCGTTCAGCCGCAGCATCGAGTCACCCAAGTGCTGCTTGGGACCGAAATATGAATTCAGGGAATTGAGGATCTCATCCTCGGACATGTAGCGCGCGGGCAGGCCGAGCAGGACATCCGTGCGGATCTTGAGCAAGCCACGCCGATGGGCCTCGGTAAGGGCCTCGAGTTCGTCAATCGATGTCCCCATGTCGCGTACCCCCACGACGCCACATTGGTGGTAAATCTTCTGCTGGGCCATCATCGCCTTGATTTGGGTTTCCTGGTCGAAGTACAGGAAGTCCCATTTCTTGATGGGCTGGTTGTTGACCTTCCACCAAGCCTTGCGGGCCATGTCGCCGGCCCCGGCGATCAGGTGTCCGGTCGGCTCGCCGTCGTTGTCACGCACGATCCAGCCTTCAGGTTCTGTGGGGTTTTCGGTATCGCGTGTAATGCCGGCCAGGCGCAGTGCGTAACTGTTGCAGATCACATTCTTCCCGGACTGGAAGATGTATACGGGGTGGTCGGGTGAGACCTTGTCCAGGTCATGCCGGGTGGGGAAACGCCCGTCTTTCAGAGCCCCGCGGTACATGCAGGAGGTTCCGATCCATTCCCCCGCAGGGGTCGCGTCGACGCGGGCCTTGATCTCCCGGAGGATCTCATCGATGGATTGGAGGGTGGCAATGTTGACCTTGGCTTCCCCGTCCAGGGCATCCATGCCGGCCAGGGAGAAGTGGACGTGGTTGTCCATCTGTCCGGGCACCAGCGTCTTGCCGCCCAAATCCACGCGCTTGGTCCGTTTGCCGGCCAGCTGGGAGACTTCGTCGGTGCCTCCAATGGCGACGATCTTCCCGTCATAGACCGCCACGGCCTCGGCGGTGGAGAACTCCTTGTCGACGGTCACGATGTTTCCGTTGGTCAGAATCAAGTCAGGTGCGAATTCGATGGTCATGCTCTTACCTTCTTTCGTGGAACCTTTTTTGGTGGCGTAAAGCTTCGGTGAACCTATTCGGAGTTGGCCCCGCTCAAGGCGCGGACTTCGAGTGCGTCGTAGCCTTCCTCAGCTGCAACATCGCGCTTGGACAATGCGCCAATGATCGCAAAGAGGAAACCTGCCGGCACGGATACCAGCCCAGGATTGGTGAGTGGGAACCAGCTGAAGTCGACGGAGGCAAACAGGGATCTGTCTGTTCCGGAAACGGTCGGGGAGAAGACGACCAGCAGCACTGCCGTGACCAGTCCTCCGTAGATGCCCCAGAGTGCGCCTCGAGTGTTGAACCTTCGCCAGAAGAGGTTCAGGATCAACGAGGGTACGTGGGCGGAAGCGGCGATCGCGAGACCCAGTCCGACGATGAAGCCGATGTTCAGGTTCTGGACGGTAAGACTGATGACGATGGCGGCAAATCCAATGACGACTGCGGCTATCCGGGCGACCTTTACCACTTGCGCATCGGTGACCTGGCCGCGCTTGATCACATTTCCATAGAGATCGTGCGAGAAGGTGGTGATGGCGGAGACCATGATGCCTGCCACCACGGCCAGGATCGTCGCGAAGGCCACGGCGGAGAATACGGCCATGAAAATGTTTCCATTCAATGTTCCGGCGCCCCCGCCCAGTTCCTGGGCAAGCAGGATGGCGGCGGTATTGCCACCCGCGCTCGAGGCCGTAATCGCTGCTACGCCCACCAAGGCGGCTGCTCCCAGCCCCATGATCAGGACCACGGCGACGGTGAATATCGATTCGATTCCGAAGAGCCAAAGGGCGGATGAACGGGCAGTCTTGTCGTCGCTCACGGTGTAGAAGCGCTGGAAGACGTGGGGAAGTCCGATAAAGGCCAGGGTCACGCCGATTCCGAGGCTCAGCAGGTCCAAGGGGTTCTTGTACTGGAGGCCGGCTTCCAGGAACTGTGGACCGTGCCCGCTACCTCCGGCTGCCGCGGTGAGCAGGGCACCGAAATCGAACTCGAAACGGATCAGGACCATCACCGCCATGAGCGACACGATGCCCATGAGGATGACCGCCTTGATGATCTGTACCCACGTGGCGCCCCGCATCCCACCGAAGACTGCATAGATGGTCATCAAGATGCCAACGACCACGATCGTTGCGTTCTTGACGCCAGGTCCTTCGGCTCCGATCAAGAGTGCGAGCAGGGCCCCGGCACCGACCATTTGGGCGATGAGGTAGAACAGGGAAATCGTGAGGGAAGACATGCCCCCCGCTAGTTTCACGCGCCGTTCATTCATCCGGAAGGACAAGACATCCGACACCGTGAAACGTCCCGTGTTACGCAGGAATCCGGCCAGCAGCAACAACAGTACGAATGCCACCACGTTGGCAATGCCGAACATGAAGCCGTCGAACCCGAAGAGGGAGACCAGGCCGACGCTGCCCAAGACGGCTGAGGCGGAGAGCGAATCTCCGGCCATGGCCAGTCCGTTCTGCCTGCCGGTCAGACCTCGGCCGGCCGTAAAGAACTCGTCGCGGGACTTGCGGTGGCGTGCAGCCCACGCTGTGATGCCGAAGGTCATGACGATGATGGCCAGGAAAAGCCCGAGCATTAGTGGCCTGCTGCTATCCATTCCTGACGCAGCCACCTGAGTCGGAGCAGCTGCGGTGGTTGTCGGTATCATTTCTCCCCCTTGACGGCGCTTTGCCGCATCTTGGCGATCAGTGCCTCGTTGGCTCGTGAGTGCCTCACGAACATGACTGCAACGATTAGTGCTACAAAGACTTGGGACCAAACGAATATGAAGCCGAGGTTGATTGGCCCGATGACTGAGACGGCCATCATTTTCGGTGCGTAGCCCACGGCCCAGAACAGCAGAATGGCCCATACCCACACCACCGCCCCGGCGGTGAAAGTGAAGTTCCTGGACCGCTTCCGCAGTTCAGTGAACTCGGGGGTTGCACGCAGGTCTACAACACTGGGATCGGCTCGCACAACACTGGCATCTTGACTGGACATCGTTGTCCTCTCCAATGAGATCAATAGGGATAAGTGCGCGGTGGATGAAAGGTGCCTCCCTTTTGGAGGGTGGCCCCAATACCTACGCTTACGGCTCACCGCGACGCTTGTCCCTTGTCAGCGAGTCCGTTATATTTCGGTAGGCAGAATCTAAAAAAAAGTATTCTGTCTGGGCGAACAATCACAGTATTATCGTATCTATGACGTACGTCAATGGGGCAATATGTTTTTTTGGGAGTCGCGAATTTTCCCGGCGCTCGAGGAGCCGTACGTTGCTTCAATTCCCCATCAGTTACCGGCACGCGAGGATTAAGCATGCAAGAGAAGGACGAGGACCAGGGGCCGCTGCTCAATGAGTCTGCGGACCGGGCACTCCAGCTCATTATTTATCTGCGCGACACGGGGGCTATTTCGGTTACGGAGGCAGCTGAACACTTGGGTATTGCCCCGAGTACGGCCCATCGACTGCTCACGACTTTGGTGCATCGACATTTTGCCGAGCAAATGACAAACCGCAAATATCGGCCCGGTCGCGAAATTGCCAACGCCGAACCTGTTAGCGTCGCGCGCCTGCGAGAAGCCGCCAGGCCGGCGATGACTTCCCTGGCCCAGACGCTAGGGGAGACGGTCCAGCTCGTGGTCCTTCGCGGAGGAAACATTGAGTTCGTGGACGGAGTCGAAAGCGAAAACCTGCTCCGCGTGAGCTGTCGATTCGGCGTCCAGATCCCCGCATTTACATCGGCCGGCGGCAAGGCCTTGCTCGCGGAAATGAGCGACGCCCAGATTCAAGATCTTTACCACCACGGTGTCCCCACCTGGCCGACGAGCAGCATCGGAACCATCGATGACTTGAACGCCAGTCTGGACGAAACCCGGCGGACAGGATCCGGAACGAACTTTGAGGAATCCGAGCGAGGAATTATCGGCATAGGGGCCGCAATCCACAACATACGAGACGAAGCCGTCGGAGCACTCACCGTGGCCATTCCCGCGTCCCGGTTCCAGCCTTCCAAGATGCCGCGCATCTTGGAAGATCTCACGAAGGCAACAACACAAATTGGCGAGTTGCTTGGGGAGCAATCCTCCTGAATATCCGCATCCTCAAGGCAATGCACGCGGGGTGACTACATTGGTCACGTTCCGTGGAACGCCGATGCCAAGATGCAGGCGCCCACTACGCGGCCACGGATCCCGATCGGTCTCGGTCCAGGGGAATGAACCTCGCCCGGCACTCGAGCGGCGATGGCGTCGCGGCCTCTCATCAAATGCGGGCGGCAAAGCCGATTTTCGTCATAAGGAAGATTCACTTATTGAAGAAGGTTCCGCGGTTGCTGCAACTCCCGAGATTCCGGGTGTTGCAGCAACCGCTAGAACTCGCCGACCATTTAGGTGGCGCGGGGAAATAACCACCGCATAGGACGATCCTTCACTGCCACATCCACGGCCAAAAGCCGGTTGTTGCTGCCGGGGCCATGTGCCGGTGGCTAGACGTCGACGCAGTCGCGGCATATCGGGGCGCCGCCCAGGGTCCTGGCGGCCTGGCTTCGGTGCCGGACGGTGAAGCATTCGCCGCACACGAACTCGTCGCTGGCCTGGGGAATGATCTCGACGACCAGCTCATCGAGAACGATCGCGCCGGGCAGCTCGATGCCGTCGGACAGGTCTGTCTCCTCGAGGTCTGCGTGCACGCTCCGGGCGGTCGGTGCGTCCATCTTCCGGACGTCCTTGAGCGTCCGTTCCGAGGCCTCGGCGACATCCGGGCGGGCCTCGTCGTAATCCTGGGCCATGTTGTGTCCTTTCATTTGATTCTGGGGGCACGAGTGTAGAACCAACCAGACACGGCCGTCCAACGGACCTTCGTCACATCACGAATTAGTCGTATTTCACCTAGTCAAAATGCCATTTTGAAACGCCGATAGTTGATATTATGTAAGGTCGCATAAATGCAAAGTGCAGGAAGTGTGCTTTGCATTTGTTCCATTGACCCTTTGAATTGAAGCATTCTCACGCAAGGTGAAGCATTGGCCGCATTTTTGTCGCTAGAAATGAACTATCGACCAAAATTTCCTGTGATTCCGGGGATTTCTGGGCCTAATTATATATTTCGGTTCGACGGTTTGATTCACCTCTAGGGAGAAAAATAGGAGCAAAGCGACCTCCCAACCGTTGAGGACCCCCCTAGGATCCTGTCTTTTCGTGGTCCAACTTAAATCCGAATCCTTCATTCCTCTGGGTATCCGGCTAGGGCACGGCGGCCCGGATCATTCGTCCAAGCTTGAATAGATCGACGGCGGCTGCGGTCGACTGCAGGGGATCAAGACCCGCGGCTGCGAAACTACCGGCTGGATCGCCATCCCCTGTCATGTATGGCGAGTCGGTTCCAAGCAGCACCCGGTCAGCGCCGGCAAACGCCGCAAGAAAACGCAGTGCGGTTTCGGAGTGCACGATCGAGTCGTACCAGATCTGTTCTGCATAGCCGGAAGGTGGCTTGCCAGCAGCTTCTCGCAATTCGGGGCGCTGCTTCCACGCGTTTTCCATCCGACCGAGCAGATAGGGCAAAGCGCCGCCACCGTGCGGCACGATGAGTTTCAACCCGGGGTGGCGGTCGAGGGTTCCGGTGGCCATGAGCCTTCCGACCGCCCATGCAGTATCGAAGGGAACCCCTAGGGAATTGTTCAGGAATAGTTCGGGCGAGGTCACCATCCCGCAATAGTAGGGGTGGACCAAGAGTGGAGCGCCGAGTTCCGCAGCTTCCTCAAAGAGCGGACCAAGCCCGAGCACGTCTAGCGGTTCTGATGGTCCCAGGCCCGTGCCGATGATCGCGCCGACGAGGCCGAGTTCTTCCGTTGCTCTGCGAAGCTCCGCCGCCGCGGCCTGCGCATCACCGATGGGCAGTGTGGCAAGTCCGTATAAACGGTCCGTATCGCCGATGAACTCGGCGATTGCGTCATTGGCGCGACGTGCGAATCCTATGGGGTCATGTTCCTGCCCGTAGATGAATAGGTGCGGGGTGAGGGACACGATGGAAATATCGACGCCCCGTTCATCCATGGCCGATAGTTTAGCCGAGGGCGATTGCATCTCCGGGTAGTGCAGCGGCAGTCGGCCTGCGGCAGTCTCCAGAAAGTCTGTTGTCCCCGTGATCCCATGGGCACCCGACCCCGCGCGGAGTATCTGGACGACAAAGTCCGGGACGAAGTGGGTATGAACATCAACAAGCATGTGCGGAACCCGCTTCAAACCGTTCCAGGGCGGCAATCGCAAGACGCCTGAATACCTCGGCGCTGGTCTTGATCCCGTTCGTAAACCACTCGAGCGAGAGATGTTCCTGGGCTGAATGTTCCTGCATGTCGGGCTGGGCATAGGGCACCAGAAGGCAGTCGAGTCCCACCGCGTCGACGAAGGTGGCGAAGACTCCGCCCCCGCCGATGGACGGGATCACCACCGGTGGGCGCCCCCACACCGATTCGAGGGCAGCGACGGCCGTCGACACGAGCGGATGGTCACCGGTGACTCCCGATGGCGGTGCGTCGGAGAGCACCGTGATCTCGATGTCTTCGAACCCGTGCGCGTCAAGGTGCGCCCGAAGAAGCGTGGCGACGTGGCTTGGCCGTTGGCCCTTGAGCAGCGCAAAGTCGATCTTTGCCGTCGCCGAGGTCGGGACCGCCATTTTGAGGCCCTGGCCCGTGTAGCCGCCCTCGATGCCGCAGACGCACATCCTTGGTTCAAAGAACATCGAATCGATCGGTGCGTCGCGTTCAAATTCACGGACGCCGAAGGTCTCGGCCGGAGGCAGGAAACCAGCGGGAAGCTTCGCTGCTAGGTCCCGCAATTCGGTGGTGATCGGCTCCATGCCATCGAAGAAACCGTCGATCGCCACGCGGCCATCCTTATCAACCAGCGTTGCGATGGCTTGGGCCATCTGGGTGACTGGATTTGGAAGGATACTGCCGTAGCTCCCCGAATGCCATTCGTTGTCTGCACCCTTGGCGTTCAACTCCACATACAGTGCCCCGCGGATTCCGAGGAACAGCGCAGGGTCCCACACCCCCAGCGTCGAAGCGTCGGAGGTATAGAGGAAGTCTGCGCGGAAGCGGTCCACATTTGCCCGGATGTAGTCGGAGGTGTCCCCGCACCCGATTTCGTCCTCACCATCAAACATGAAGTTGATCTGGAACGGGGGAAGCTCCCCAAACACATCGATCCAGGCCGCCAGCGCACAAAGGTGCGCGATCATCTGCCCCTTGCTGTCTCCCACGCCGCGTCCCCACAGTGATCCCTCAAAAACCGTGGGCTCGAATGGCGGAAACTTCCACTGCGCGTCGTCTCCCGGCGGCACCACATCATAGTGTCCGTAGACCAACAACTTTCGTTCGCTCTCCCCCGCTGCGGCCCAGACAATTGGGTGGGCTCCGGTCTCCAAGAGCTCGGGTTTCAGCCCGATCGAAGCGATCCGGGAAGCCAGGTGCTCCGCGCACTCGCGCACGCCTTCCCCGGTGGCACTGATGCTCGGGATCGAAGCGAACTCGATGAGCCAGGACAGGTACTCGCCGGCTTGCTCCTCGACCCGCTGCATCAGCGCTTCCTTGTTGGCCTCCAGCGCCTGCAGCTTGTTTTCCCGCAGCTTAGAATCCATCACGGTTGGCATCCTTGTATAGAAGATAGGCGGATTGGGAGAGTCCTGTCGGATAGTAGTACTGCGGGCAATACGGACCCATGTAGATGAAGTCGTCCTCTTGGACCTCATAGTTCTCACGTTCCAGAACATAGATTCCGCGTCCGTTGAGCATGTACAGGACGTGCTCCTCGTCATGGATCTCGACCTTGGGGAACACCGCGCCGGGGTCGAACGAGAGGATGCTCATCGCGAAGTCGAACGAGGCATCGACCGGCAGCATTTCCAGGCGGTAAACGCCGGGAACCGATCCGGGGGTCGGCAGCATGTCATTGGCGCACCCCACCACGGGCTCGGGCGCGGGGTGCCCGGCTGTCGGCTCGTAGCGGCGCTTGACCCACAGTAGGCGGGCGGGGATATCGGCGGAATTGGAGATTTCAAAACTCCCGCCTTGCGGCAGGAACGCGAAGGAGGATGCCGGGGCATCTTCTCCAAAGGGGCCGGTGAGCCCTCCATCCAAGGTGTAGAGGAAGTTCTCGAATCCTTCACCGGCCGGGGCAACGGTTCCACCACCCGGCTCGATTTCCAGCAGGTACATCGCGGCTTTCGCCGACCCGTTGCGCGGCGTGGTCAGTTTCTTGACCACAGTCTCGGCAAATTCCGGCAGCCGTGACCCGAAGTGGTTGGCCGGGGTAATCACATAGTGTCCTTGGCCGATTCCTCCCCTGTTGGTGGAGACCTGCGCGGGTGGGAGCAGTGGTGGAGACTGGTTCATTTCGTTTCTCCTAATGGGTGGCTGGGAGTCGACCGGTGCAGGTACGCTCCGGCTCGTTGGTTCTGGAGCACCGCTCCGTCGAAAAATACTGTTTCCCCACGCAGCAGGACCTGCCGTACCCGGCCCGAAACTTCCATCCCCTCATAGGGAAGGTAGTCCGCGGCCGAATGGTGGGTGCTGGCGGAAAGTATGGAGCTTTGCCGCGGGTCAAGGATCACCAGGTCGGCGTCGGAGCCGACAGCGATCTCGCCCTTGCGTGGGTAGAGGCCTGCGAGCTTCGCCGGGTTGCTGCTCGCGATTTCCACCATGCGCGCCAGCGTGTAGTGGCCATCAACGACGCCTTGATAGGCAATGGCCATCCGCTGCTCGACACCCGGGAGCCCGTTCAAGATGTGGGTGAAGTCGCCCTCGACGATTTTTTCGCCGTGGAGCGCGAAGGGGCAGTGGTCGCTGGAGAGCACGTCGAGCGGGCCCGAGTCGAGTGCGCCCCAGAGTTCGGTCTGGTCCTCCAGCGAGCGCGTGGGCGGGGAACACACGAATCTGGCTGCGATCTCCCGCGGGACCCCCTCGAGCATCGACTCGTCGAAGACAAGATAGTGGGAACAGGTCTCCGCGAAGATCTGCGTCCCGGCGGCGCGCGCCCGCTCGATTTCCGCGAGCGCCTCGGAGGACGAGACATGGACTATGTAGAGCCGGGTCCCGGAAAGACGGGCAAGCACCGATGCGCGCATGACGGCTTCGGCCTCGGTCATCGGTGGCCGGGTCTTCCCATGCCAGTCCGGTTCCGTGTGCCCGGCCGCCAATGCGTCGCCCACCAGCACCTTGATGGCGTGGCCGTTCTCGGCATGCACCAGCACGAGCATGTCGGACTCGGCCGCGCTCTGCATGGCCCGCAGGAGCGCCTCGTCATCGCTCATCATCTGCCCCGGATAGGCCAGGTACATTTTCACGCTGGTGACGCCCAGGTCCGGCAACCCGGAAAGCTGCTCGAGTGTTTCGGCGTCGGGCTGCACCAGGACCATGTGCGCCCCGTAGTCAGCCCACGGGCGCTGGGCTGCAACTCGTTCCCGCCAGTCTGCAAGCGCATCCGCCAAGGACTGGCCGGCTTCCGCCCTGCAAAAGTCGACGATGGTGGTGGTTCCGCCCGCCACCGCCGCTGCGGTGCCGCTCGCGAAGTCGTCGGCGGTGCGGATGGAACCCCGGAAAACCGAGTCAAGGTGGGTGTGGAAATCGACGCCGCCGGGCAAGACGTAACTGCCGTGCGCATCAATCACCTCGGCGTCGGCTGGCACTTCGTCGTGGCCGGGTTCGAAGGACCCGAGCCCGGCCACGACGCCGTCCACCACCAACACGTCGGAACGCACCACGCCGGCAGCGGTGACTACCTCGCCGCCGCGCACGATGCACCGACGCGGGCGGCTAAACATCGAGATTGATCCAGTTCGTCTTGAGCGCCGTGTACTGCTCCAGCGCGTGCAGCGACTTGTCGCGTCCGAAGCCCGACTGCTTGAACCCGCCGAAGGGCACGTTGATGTCGGCCTGGTTGTAGCAATTCACCCAGACAGTGCCGGCGCGCAGCGCCCGCGAGAGCTGGTGCGCCTTCGAGATGTCCCGGGTCCACACCGCGGCGGCGAGGCCGTAGTCCGAATCGTTAGCAATCCGCACCGCGTCCTGGGCGTTCTTGGCCGTGATGACGGAGAGCACCGGCCCGAAGATTTCCTCTTGGGCGATGCGCATCCTGTTGTCGACGTCAGCGAAGAGCGTCGGTTCGAGGTAGTACCCACCGGTTTCCTGCCGGGCACGCACCCCGCCGGTGATGAGGCGGGCGCCCTCCTGGCGCCCGATGTCGACGTAGCCGGCAACGCGATCGAGCTGTTCGGCGTCAACGATGGCGCCCATTCGGGTTTCGGGGGCGAACGGATCCCCCGGTCGCCACACGTGGCTCGCCGTCACCACAAGCTCAATGAACTCGTCCCTGATGGATTCCTCCACCACCAAGCGGGACCCGGCGCTGCACATTTCGCCCTGGTTCACGTATGCGGCCAGTGCCGCGGCGGCCGCGGCGACCTCAAGGTCGGGCGCGTCAGCCATCACGATGTTTGCCGACTTGCCGCCGCATTCCAGGGAGACGGCCTTCATGTTTGATTGTCCCGAGTACTGCAGGAAGTACTTGCCCACCTGGGTTGATCCGGTAAAGGCAATCTTGTCCACATCCATGTGCAGGCCAAGGGCCTTGCCAGCCTTCTCCCCCAGTCCCGGGACAACGTTGAAGACGCCGTCTGGCAGCCCCGCCTCGACCGCGAGTTTCGCGAGAGCGATCACCGGCAGCGGCGCCTGCTCGGCGGGCTTCACGATGACCGAGTTTCCCGTGGCCAGGGCCGGGGCGATCTTCCACATGGGCATCCCGATCGGGAAGTTCCACGGGACCACCGCCGCCACCACGCCGACGGCCTCGCGGGTGACGAGCGCCAGCGCCGACGGGGCCGTGGGCATGATCTCGCCTGCCCACTTGTCGATGGCCTCCGCGTAGAACTCGAGCACATCCGCCGCATGGTCTACCTCGCCGAGCGCGGCGGAAATGGGTTTGCCGCAATCGGCCGTCACGATGGTTGCCAGGCGGGCCCGGTCGCGGCGGATCCCGGCGGCGAAGCGCATCAGCACCTGCTTGCGGTGGCGCGGTGGGGCGCTAGACCAGCGGCCGTCCTCGAATGCGCGCCGGGCCGCCGAAACCGCCGCGTCGACATCCACCTCGTCCCCGGCGGCGATCTGTCCGATCACTGCACCATTGACGGGGCTCCGGTTTTCGATGGTCTCGCCGGAGATCGCGCCGACAAAGCGGCCGTCAATGAATGCCCCGCCTTCGGGCGCCGCCTCAGCGACGACAGCTGTCCAATCCTCGGTGATTTCGGTGGTCATGGGGTGCTCCTTCTAAAGAAAAGTGGAAAGTGTTGAGAGCTAGTTTCTGGCCAGCCAGATTTCGGGCTGGCGGTCCGAGGCCGGCTGGCCCGTGGCGATTTCCGCCCACAGCTGGGCCGAGGTGCGCTCGTCGCGCAGGTCGACCACGACGTTGCCGTCCTTCATCACCAGGCGCGGCCTGGCCAGCGCGCGCAGGTCGCTGGTCGGGTCGCCATCGACAATCACCAGGTCCGCCAGGTTGCCCGCACTGATGCTGCCGATGTTCGGTGCCCCTATGGCCGCGGCCGCCACCTTGGTTGCGGCAAGCAGCGCGTCGATCTTGGCCATGCCGGCGCCGACCAGCGCCTCCAATTCGCAGACCAGGACGTCGCGGGCGGGAATCCAATGGATCGGGTCGCTGCCGGCGGCGATATGCACGCCCGCCGCCATCGCACGCTGCACCGATTCCTTGTGCACCCGGGCGATGCGTTCCTCGTAGACGGCGGCCCGGTCCTCGGTGATGGTCTTGCCGATCGACAGGTGCGTGTTGGTTGAAAACGCCCAGAGCGTGGGGACGTAGTAGGTGCCCTGGTCCGCCATCTGGGTCACGAGTGCCTCGTCCAGGGCGAGTCCGTGGTCGATCACGTCGATCCCCGCGTTGACCGCCGCGCGCGCAGCGTCGAGGCCTTCGCAATGGCAGCCGACGCGTGCGCCGAGCAGATGGGCCTCGGCCACGGCCGTGGCGATTTCCTCGTCGTTCAGGTAGCGCAGGCAGGTGGTCCAGTCCGAGTCGCCGGTGGTGTGCGAGAGCACGAGCTTGATCAGGTCGGCACCCGCCAGCCGCTCCTCGCGCACCGCCCGGCGAACCTCGTCGGTTCCGTCGGCGAAGTGGTTGCGCCAATCGATCGGGGCTCCGCGGCCGACGATGTTCGGTCCGGCGGTGAAGGCGCGCGGCCCAAGCACCCGGCCGGCGGCAATTTCATCGCGGAAGGCATGGATGCCGCGGTGCTTGCAACCGGGGTCGCGGACCGTGGTGACGCCGGATTCGATGGCCCGGCGTGCCGTGATGACGCCGTCGACGACGCTGGTGGTGATGAGCTTTGCGTCTGCCTCCACCCCCGAGCGGCTCATCAGGTGGAAGTGCGAATCGATGAGTCCGGGAATGATGTGTCCGCCGTCTGCATCAATGATGTTTCGTGCGTCGCTCGGCAGTTGGCTGGCCGGTTCCACGGCGGTGAAGCATCCGTCCTGCACCACGACCATGTGGTCGTGCACAAAGCTTCGGGAGTCGCTGTCGAGAATCGGTCCTCCGAGCACAAACTGGATTGTCATGAGTCCTCCTGGGGTAGGTCGTGGGTGGTGGAAGTTTGGGTGATGTGGGCGTCGGCGAGGGTCTCGGCCATGCGGACCCCCGCCAGCAGCCCCGAGACGACGGGGCGGGAAATCGCCTGCGACAGCCGTGGGGCAATGCGTCCCATGACCGATCCGGTGAGCACCAGCGTGTCGCCGAGCTCCTCGTCCCCAAGGCCCATGCAGGCTTCGATGAGTTGGGCCAAGAGTTCGTCGGGCGAGGTGCTGGCCGCACGGCTGGAGGATCGGGCCGGAACGATGGAGGCAAGCCGTCCTTCCAACCCATAACCGCGCACCAGCGCCCGCATGCCGGGGATCTTGCCCGGCGCCAACACCGCGACGCTGAACCTGGCACCCATGGCGCAGGCCTGCAGTATGCCTGCCTCGGCGATGCCCACGACCGGTCGGTTTGTCACCTCGCGCGCCGCGGCGAGGCCGGGATCGTTGCCGCAGGCCACCACGAAGGCGTCGAAGTCATCGCTCCATTGCCGTACCAGTTCGGCGGTATGCACCCCGGAGATGGCGACATCCAGCAGCGTATCGATCCCCGCCGGACCCTCCTCCGGGTTCATGAAGTGCGCTTCGGTTCCCTCGCGAAGAACAGGGGTGAGGGTGTCGGCAAGTTGCGCCGTGACGGATGCCGAGCTGTTCGAGTTGATCACTGCGATCCGGCGGGTGGCCGCCGCACGCGTCGCCGGTGCTGTGCGCAGCGTG encodes:
- a CDS encoding M20/M25/M40 family metallo-hydrolase, giving the protein MDSKLRENKLQALEANKEALMQRVEEQAGEYLSWLIEFASIPSISATGEGVRECAEHLASRIASIGLKPELLETGAHPIVWAAAGESERKLLVYGHYDVVPPGDDAQWKFPPFEPTVFEGSLWGRGVGDSKGQMIAHLCALAAWIDVFGELPPFQINFMFDGEDEIGCGDTSDYIRANVDRFRADFLYTSDASTLGVWDPALFLGIRGALYVELNAKGADNEWHSGSYGSILPNPVTQMAQAIATLVDKDGRVAIDGFFDGMEPITTELRDLAAKLPAGFLPPAETFGVREFERDAPIDSMFFEPRMCVCGIEGGYTGQGLKMAVPTSATAKIDFALLKGQRPSHVATLLRAHLDAHGFEDIEITVLSDAPPSGVTGDHPLVSTAVAALESVWGRPPVVIPSIGGGGVFATFVDAVGLDCLLVPYAQPDMQEHSAQEHLSLEWFTNGIKTSAEVFRRLAIAALERFEAGSAHAC
- the allE gene encoding (S)-ureidoglycine aminohydrolase, with the translated sequence MNQSPPLLPPAQVSTNRGGIGQGHYVITPANHFGSRLPEFAETVVKKLTTPRNGSAKAAMYLLEIEPGGGTVAPAGEGFENFLYTLDGGLTGPFGEDAPASSFAFLPQGGSFEISNSADIPARLLWVKRRYEPTAGHPAPEPVVGCANDMLPTPGSVPGVYRLEMLPVDASFDFAMSILSFDPGAVFPKVEIHDEEHVLYMLNGRGIYVLERENYEVQEDDFIYMGPYCPQYYYPTGLSQSAYLLYKDANRDGF
- the hydA gene encoding dihydropyrimidinase gives rise to the protein MFSRPRRCIVRGGEVVTAAGVVRSDVLVVDGVVAGLGSFEPGHDEVPADAEVIDAHGSYVLPGGVDFHTHLDSVFRGSIRTADDFASGTAAAVAGGTTTIVDFCRAEAGQSLADALADWRERVAAQRPWADYGAHMVLVQPDAETLEQLSGLPDLGVTSVKMYLAYPGQMMSDDEALLRAMQSAAESDMLVLVHAENGHAIKVLVGDALAAGHTEPDWHGKTRPPMTEAEAVMRASVLARLSGTRLYIVHVSSSEALAEIERARAAGTQIFAETCSHYLVFDESMLEGVPREIAARFVCSPPTRSLEDQTELWGALDSGPLDVLSSDHCPFALHGEKIVEGDFTHILNGLPGVEQRMAIAYQGVVDGHYTLARMVEIASSNPAKLAGLYPRKGEIAVGSDADLVILDPRQSSILSASTHHSAADYLPYEGMEVSGRVRQVLLRGETVFFDGAVLQNQRAGAYLHRSTPSHPLGETK
- a CDS encoding aldehyde dehydrogenase, which gives rise to MTTEITEDWTAVVAEAAPEGGAFIDGRFVGAISGETIENRSPVNGAVIGQIAAGDEVDVDAAVSAARRAFEDGRWSSAPPRHRKQVLMRFAAGIRRDRARLATIVTADCGKPISAALGEVDHAADVLEFYAEAIDKWAGEIMPTAPSALALVTREAVGVVAAVVPWNFPIGMPMWKIAPALATGNSVIVKPAEQAPLPVIALAKLAVEAGLPDGVFNVVPGLGEKAGKALGLHMDVDKIAFTGSTQVGKYFLQYSGQSNMKAVSLECGGKSANIVMADAPDLEVAAAAAALAAYVNQGEMCSAGSRLVVEESIRDEFIELVVTASHVWRPGDPFAPETRMGAIVDAEQLDRVAGYVDIGRQEGARLITGGVRARQETGGYYLEPTLFADVDNRMRIAQEEIFGPVLSVITAKNAQDAVRIANDSDYGLAAAVWTRDISKAHQLSRALRAGTVWVNCYNQADINVPFGGFKQSGFGRDKSLHALEQYTALKTNWINLDV